GAccccctcagggagccccagccCAAGAGGGTGGAGACCGGAGGCTGAAGCAGGTGTGAGAGGCTCTCTTAGAGGGGATGCCAGGGGGTAGGCTGGAGCCAGGGGCCTCCCAGGACCtggcctccttccccatcccagagGCCGTAAGGGATGCTGGCTACTCAGCAGTGGGTCAGGGCAGGGCTAGCCTTGGCCACCCCAGAAGCCAGAGTTGGAGCACCAGATTCCATCCAGGGGTCTGAGCCAGCTGCCCAAAGCACCTCCCCAGTTTGCAGTCTCACCTCAGGGCAGCAGGTTACTCAGGGCTTGATGGTCCTTAGGCTTCAGTGGGTTCAATGTAGCCCCCACAGAAGCCCCTCCACCCCCTACTCCCTccccaggcccagagagggtccCCTGATCCACACTGTTATGGTTCCTGCCCAAAGTCCCACCCCACTCTGACAGGGGAGGCGGGCTGGAGAATGGCTCACGTGGGCCCGTAACAGATCATGCATACCTTGGGGAAGCCCAGTAGCCCCTCGCTGCCCAGTGTGGTGGTGCTGGGGGCCATGGGGTGCTGGCTGGACTGCCGAGGCCTCTTGGGCTCCCGCCGGGCCCCGTTGCCCCCGAGGAAGGAGATCTGTGGCCAGAGGAGGACTGTGGCGGCCACCCAGGCCCAGCGCATGTTGGCTGCGAGCTGCCGGGTCCGGAGCCCGCAGCGGCTCAATGCTGTTGAGCCCAGGCAACCGGAGGCACTCAGAGGCTGGGCGTGGGGGCGCAGCCCCGAGGGACGCCTGACTGCCACTGGTGCATGTCTGCACAGGATGAGCTGGGCTAGTGAGGGACGCGCCCCCAGTCCTGCAGACTCCCTTGTGAGCAGTGCCCTCCCCGCCCGcgctcccctcctccccaaggCTGGCGGGCTCCAAGGGGGCGGGCCCACAAAGGAGGAACCTCAGCCTCCCAGGCTTCAGGGCCTGCGgccgggggggggggagggggggggcggaACCCCACTGACAGACCACCCACCTCCCACATAGCTGCTACCCAAGGGGAGAGGTTGTGcactccccatcccagccccttCAGGGCGAGCCCAGCGACCCCAGGCGGGGACACACTCCATGGGGGTTCACAGCCCCTTCCTGTGACCTCACAGCCTGTCCCTCTGGCCCTGCTGCCCGGGGCCGTGGCCCTGCTCCAGGGAGGGCTCCCAGTTGATCCCAGCCTAGGTAACCCTGGGGGTTCCTCACCAGGGGCCAGTGGGGCTAGCAGGGAAGAGACAGGTCAACCTATAAGCAAAGGCATGGCACGCATCTGCCCCTCCTCTTGGGCCTGCCCAACCCTCAGAGGGGTTGCCTTCACCCAGCTGTGCCCCTTGGGTCCTCCAGCCTCCAGGCCTATCCCCCCACTGGAGGCCAGCGGAAAGCTGAGCCCCCAGTGGCTGTGCCCTGCCAGACGAGCCACTCTGGCAATGGAGAGCGAGCGAGAGTGGGCAGGTCCCCAGGGAGAGCTGGGGCCCTCCCTTACCTTCCTACGAGCTGCAGGCAGCATGAAGCTGTGGCCCTGGTGGGGCCAACACCTAAACCACGACCCTCCCCCTTCATCAGCTGCCCCTTGGCTAGTGCCGCCTGGGGCTAAGGGTGGTCAGAGTTGTGGCTGACCTGCTGCTTGCAACCCAGACTTGAAAAGGGTGGGGTTCCCTGTCCCAGGGGCAGCACGGAAGACCCCTCcagaccacccccacccctgacagAAGTCCAGCACGAACAATGTGGGAAGGAGACAGCCAGCCTTGGGTCACGTGCAGGGTTGGCAGATTCAGGCAGAACCACCTCAGAGACAAGCTGGGTGGGGACGATGTGAGGAGTGTCTGCTCAAGGACACCTGTCCCGCTCCTTACTCAGGTAGAGGTGGTCACCTTCCAGGACAATAGCAGCCAGTCTCTGAATCCTGAGCTCGCCATTGGGTCCTCAGCTCTCTCAAGTGTCCAGCTGGCGAGCCCAGTCTCAAGGAGGTCACGCCACAGAAGCCCCTCTGCATCTGCCCAGTTAAAGCCTTCACGTGCCCTTGGCCAATGCCCAGCAGGAAGGGACTGGCAGACAGACGACTCCTCTCCAGGCTGAGCACCTGAGTCCTGCTGGCCCGGCACATGTGGATGCGCCAGCTGTGCCAGCCTCCGGCAGTCTCCACGAGCCCCAGCCCTCCTGGCTGATTGAGGCCAGACCAAAGGGAGCCTACTCTTTGAGTTGTCCACACCTCCTGGCCACAGCCACCAACTGCTCCCTTGAACAGGCTCAGGTCAGCTGACCTTGACCCGACAGTGGACACCCCAACTCCCCACAGGAGGACAGGACCTTGGGAGCCCCCATTACAGCCCCCATCGGGTTGTCCACCCACCGCCCAGGGGAGGTATCCCACCCTCTCAAACCAATGAGAGGACAAAGTCATCTTTTATTCAGGGTCACATCAGACAGCAAGCCGCCATGGGCGCCGGGGAGTCTCTGTACAGCACGGACCTGCTCCCAACGTTGGCTGAGGATTTTTGAAAGTCAAGATTTCATATACAGAAAAAATCCATCTGCTAAACGCTCTGCCTCCTGAGGCCCTCAGGCAACATGGCACACCTGGAAGAGGTAAAGGCCTCCACAGACACGCCCCCGTGCTGGCAGTGGGGGGAGGGAGGCCCAGCAGAGCCACTCCACCAGTGGCCAGGCCCTGCAGTGAGCCCAGGCAACAGGTCCACTGCTGGTCACAGGACGCCCAGCTCCTTGGCACATGCAGCAGCTCTGGCCCCACAGGCCACCTCAGCACTGGGTGGAGATGGGCTTGTGGTTCACACACACGAAGAGCACAGAATTTAGGAACAAAGACAAAAGGATTTTTTTCACAGGAGTGGGTCAAATACACAGAAGTGGTAAATCAAAGAGTACTTTTAAGTTgatcaaaaaacaaagaatgctGAAGGTGCATCAACGCCTGCCGGCACTCAGTGAAGTCACCACCCGCTGTCTGGTGGCCCCCAGGCACAGCACCTTCCAAACACTAAACACTGTGCAGGTGACATCATTAAGCAGAGACACAGAGGAGGAAGACATTGGCAATCCAGGGAGTCACAGATCCCAAGCCTGAGAGGGTGCACACTGGCCCTGCCCCTGAACCCAGCTGTCCATCCCTCTTTGCCAGGTAGCCAGCCTCTAGGAACTAGACACAGATCTGCTGTGAAATGATCTTTGGGAGCCTGTCTCCAGGGCAAACAAAGGTCTGGACCACAAGTGCGGAGCCTGTGGAGCAGGTGGGACCCAGGGAACCGCTGAGggtctcctcctgccaccagcgCAGCACATGGAAGGCTGCAGGTGTGAAGGGAAGCGGGCAGTGTGACCAGGCAAGAAACAGCTCAGCCTCAGTGAGAAAGCAGATTTTCAACTTCAGCACAACAGCCCGTGTGCTCCCCTAAGAGAAACCTGCTCGTTTCTAGTGAACACAAGCATGTCTTAAACACTAAGGCCAGACAGAGCCCACACCCTCTGACCCACCCTTGGCCACCTgccaggccccgcccctgccTGCCAGGTCAGAGTTCTGCACTAAGAACACACGCAGAGTGTTGGATAGGCAtcgagttttatatttttaagtgaccaaatctaataaaatgaaaaacaggttACTAAAACAGGTCCAAAAGACAATACGGGAGATAAGCTATAAAACCAAAGCGTGAGGCCTCCTCGTGGACATGGAGCCCCTCAGCCCCTGCCAGATGCCAGGGCGAGCATGGGGGCTGGGGATCTCACGTTTCCTCCAAATCCAAACTACACGCTTTggttcttgttttccttttaaaggtttttaaaaagctaaccCCAGGAGTCAGCCAGGCCTGAGTGCTCAGCAGCACGTCCAGCCAGCCCACGTCGAGCTCGGGCCCAGCGTCCTGCGTGTCCGACCCCTCTGCTGGTCGTGGTGGCAGCTCACTCCTGCGCTATGCTCCTCAGCACGTACTTGACCGTGTAGGCGAAGGCCGCAAAACCAACTATAACAAACAAGTTCGCCAGGGCCCCGCCCAGAAGTCCATGGTGCCGGTTGGCCTGCTGGAGCCCCGCCAGGTGCGGCCCGGCCCCCGGCGCGTGCCCATTGAGGAGCGGGAGCCCGTGCTGGCCGTGGTGCGTCTCCCCGTCTGGAACCACGTCCGGTAAGGGGAGAGCCTGGGGTCTGCTACTGAGTTCGTCTtgtgctttctgtttttgtttaatttcctaAGAGAAAAACAGCAGGAAACAAGGGTTGGTTTAAACAAGCCACTTCCTTCAGGGCCTAGAAGGGGACTATGGTATACCACAGAGACCCTGCAGGGTCAGTGGTCACCAGCTGTACACATTTCATCCTAACAACTGCCTTTGAAGGTTGAGCTGCTGCTAATCCTGTCTAACAGACGCAAGGGCCTGTGGGAACAGTCAGAATCACCATGCCTGTGCCTCAGGGACTGGGACTGAGCCAGATCCGATCTGCTCTGACCCACCAGGGCCCCAACCCCCATGAGGCCCAGCCTCCCCTGCTCACAGCCACATTCTCTGCTCCAGCACCAAGACCAGGGAGTATGCCCGCCCCTCACTCCTGGCCACCCATGACCTCAGCAGGCCCACCACCCTTTCCCTGACCTGCCCCCATCTCCAACCCACCCTCCAGCCCCGAGGTGCCCCAAGGAGAGGGGCAGGTCTGCAACACCTGCCTGTTTGCACCTCAGTTCCCCTCTCCATGTTTGTAGCACAAGAACACATAGGAATACGTTCTCATGGAAAAAATAGAATCAAAGTGTTCCTGACTTGGGGAAAGCAAAACCGATGgcaaactttcactttcttacctCCACAACTTCAGGAAATAATTCACAGAACactttgtcttttaaattaaaCACTAAACTTTGTGCAGCCAGTTGTCTtttctaggaagaaaaagaaggaaaatgtcagTCTGGTGGCTGCTTTCAGTTCCTTCATGTTCCAGAAACAGACTAAATGACAGTTGAGTGACTGGTGTCTTCATGTTGTGGAAAGCAGTCCACAAGCGTGCTCCTCAGGACAGATTGACATGGAGTCTCCCAAGGCCATTTACCTTTCTGTATCATCAACTGATCTTAGACCTGATGCCAACTAGTAATGGAGGAGTCCCTGTCCTAACTGGGCTGAGGAGACCAAGCATCCTCCTCACCACCCCCAAGCTCACCGTGAAGTCCGATGTCTCGATGCTGCCCAGGGTGGGGCCCTTCTCCACCATAAAGCTCAGGAGCCCCGTCAGGATGGTGGAGACGGACCAGGCCGGGTTCCACGTGTCTGGGTGGAAATCCGTGATAGAAAGACACAGCCTGGAAAAGGGACCCAGTCAACGGGGCACAGGTTCCTCAGGACCCCAGTCCCGCACCCAAGCATGCAGGGGCACCTTACCTTGTATTGCACTTAAATCTTCCATTGGGAGTTATCATATAAATACTAGGAGGTTTAAAAGGAAATTCTCTGGGAAAAATTAGTTTTCCGTGGTAATAGCCACctgcaaaagaagagagaagcagcCTTGTCATCGCCACAGTGGGCGCAGCCCTCACAGTCCTCAGTCTCCCGCACACCCTACTCCTGCCCACGAGCCCTGGAACACACATGTAGTGCTGGCCATCTCGCTGTGGCTCACAACCACCAACCTAGAGAGGCCTTACCACCCATCTCACCCCATGCCGAGCGCAAGCCCCTCTTCCCTCATTGCGCACCTCTCTTCCCGAGAGCAGAGCATCAAGACAGAATCTGCACAGGCTCCTCACTGGCCCTACCCCCATATTCTGGTCCCCTCATTCCTGCACCTCTTGCCTCCCATTCTCCACCAAACCACACCCAGCAACAGGTGAATAGCTGTCATTCCCCCCTGAAAATGAGTCAACAACGCAACGTTGACCCCTACCCCCTCCAAGCCCTGTGAGCTACTCCCTCCCCTGGAGAACCTTGGGCCCACCCAGACTGGCAAGGCAGAAGAACGTCACTTGACAGGACTTCCAGCAACATGCacgtgtctgtgtgagtgtgtgcatgcacaaTGAGGCTTGACAGAGCTGCCATCTTCCCACTGGGGCTCCCTgctggcccccagccccacaaGTCTCTGCACAACTCTCCCAACTGTCTGGGGCAGTCTCCCATGGTGAAGGAATGATGGAGGCAGAAAAGTGGGGCGGTGACGGGCAAGTGCCACCTGAGGCCACCTCTGCACATAGACAAGCCAGTCAGAGAGGGATTAACTCTCGAGACGACGCTGGAGCACGCCCGCACCACGAGCACTGAGAAAAACCAAACTGGAAAAAGCGCAGGAGGTTGGAAACAGGGGCTCAGCCCAGAGGAGCAGGAACATTCACACACATTAGTGGAGACCACTTAGCGGGGGGGGCAGTGCAGGGTGTGTGCAGGGCGGCCAACCTGCCCGGGCAATCCAGAGGACTGTCAGCAGCACCCACAGCCACTGGTCCCCGGCAGGAAGGCCTCCGCATGCAGTCACACACTGAGGGGCTGGGGCAGAGCCACGAGCAGGGCCTGCAGTTCCCCCGGCACCCAGATGCCCGCTCTCACCGCAGAGCATCTGTCACAGGCCTGGGGGGTAGTGCATCTGAGGGTgtgagaggctgggggtgggggggcagcagGAGGGAGGGGTCTCTCCTCTGGCTTCATTCCAAGTGTCCCAGCCAAGCCCTAGGACAGACACCACTGAGAGTGCCCGGCTCTGGAGGAGGGAGGCCTAGGAGAAGCACACCGGGAGCCAGGGCAGTGCTGCCCCCGACCTACTGTCGGGGAGCTGAACCCGCACCTCCCTCCAGGGCCAGCACACCGTCCAGTCAACACGACACCACTAGGAGTCTCAGAACCAGGCACAGTGACTACTTCcgctttatgattttaaaaaccattttagcTTCTCTGAGTCCCTCACTTTTCCATGTAAGTTTTAGAACCAATTTTTAGAATAAACCTGTGTGTGTCTACAGAACACTCTCCTAGGGTTTTAAAGGAATAATATAAAACCTCTAGACACAAATCAACACTCGTGTGTCAGGAAGCCCACTTGAACCGTGAGCCTCCCAGTTCTAGAGCAGCACTAGCAGAGCTCAGAGCAAAGATGGGGTCAGCAGGCAGCTGACATGGAACTAGACAGATGTGGACATGGGAGAGTGGCTAAGGAGACTGCGAGGGAAGGGTCAGAACACCCACAAGTCAGAGGAGCAAACGAGGAGGGAGCCAGAGTCTATGCATCAGAATCCACACAGGCCCAAACACTGAGACCCAAGAGCTGTCCACCAGGTGCGGCAGCTGAGGGTCCCTGGGAGACCCTGACGGAGCAGAGTCATTGGAGGGTGGCACTGTGGGCAGCGGGGCCCTGAGCTGAGGCAGGGACAGGCATCAGGAGGGGCACAGCAACAAGTGCgaaggggaagggggaaggtAGTGGCAAGGTGGGCAGCAGAAAAAGCCCTGGTCTCTGAAGGAACCCTCCTGAGGAGGAGGTGGACTGTCCCAGCCCGAGGACCAGGAAcagcaggacacacaggagagcAGACCAGACCTGGGCCAGCAGAGTGACGGGGCTGGGCCGGGGAAGAAGGGACTTTTATCATCAGTCAGAGCGGCTGGGCGATGGGGAAGTTCCTGCAGTCCAACCTCCCACCCCTCCTGTATGGAAAACACTAAATccacaaagaataaaaaaccTTTAAAACCAGGCATAACCCTACTTGCGAAAGAACACTGCTCGTCCTTAGTGTCTCTTCAGGTTTGTTAAAAAAACAGCATGTATTTGGTAAGTACGATCCACACAGGCTGTCCTGCAGCCCATCTTCTGCCCTGTGGTCTGGAACCCCACGCAAAGCCATGACCAAGCCTGACACCCTGTGGCAAAAATGACATGCCACCCAAGTGCTTTCTGTACTATTTCCTCAAGACAGGGGATTCCCAAGCCAGCAGAGTCCCCTGAGGCTAGTGACGTTTCTGCCAGCCTACCCACAAGGCTCGTAAGTGGCTTGTAGGTCACCCCACCCTTCCTCCCAGCAGCACAAGCCCTCTAGGGAAATCGCACACAGAACCCCATGGCAAAGCAGCAAGCGGGCTGCTCCAGCAACCAGAAATCAGGACCCAGGCCTAGAGAGCGGCCTGTCTGGCCACAGCTCTCCCCTGGGCTCCAGCTTCACCTGGAGGCTGGCTCCAGGGCTCAACTTGAGCCCTGGAGACTCACTGACTGACAGCTCCAAGTTCTACTCACAAACACCAGAGGCCACTGGGTGGCAGCAGCCACCCTTGGCAAGCCCTGCGGGCCCCCACATTTTTGTGCCCCACCAACACAACGTGCCACGCCGGAGCTCAGAGGACACGGCGCAGAGCGAGCACTCGGGAAATGACTTCCTTTCCCTCAACAACACACACGCTGGTCTTCCTCTTCCCCGTCTGTTCTCCCAGCGCTGACTCCACTGAGAGAGGAGGCTGAGCAAACTTGATACTTTAGCAGTCCCTGAAGACAGAGAggcgaagtgaagtgaagtgaaagtcgctcattcgtgtctgactctttgcaaccccatggaccatacagtccatagaattttccaggccagaatactggagtgcgtatcctttcccttctccaggggatcttcccaacccagggatcgaacctgaagaCGGAGACACATCAGCAAAACCAAACCCTGAGCAAACACCTCTAGGACTTGGAGGAAACCAGAACAAGCTCCAAATGTGCGCAGTCTACCTCTCGCACATCCAAACCAGAAAGAGCACTACTGACAAACAGACGGAGTTTCTCAGGTAAGGTCTCTTTGGAACACAGACGCTACCTCTTGTTCATCTAACTCAGAGCAAAAACTTACCTTCATAGGGAGTCATCTCAGGGCCTCGGACCACATAGTGCCTGAGGGACGAGAGAAAATGAGTTGGCTTTGGGGATGGCATCACTCCAAGGCTGGGGTTTTTGGGGCCCACCCGAAACTAATATACTCATAGACATCAGCAGGTGACTAAACTTGACCAGCTACACAGCTCCCTGCCTTGCCAACAGGATCAGAGAGGCTGTGCCCTCCAAGTTTTCCACAAAGTGCCTCTGAATCCACAACACAGTATGCAAAAAGCTAACCCTCTTTGACCATTAACATCAActgacaatttaaaaattcacttcacaggacttccctggaggtccagacgTTAAGACTTGGCACTTCCAATGCACGGGGTgcaggtttcaatccctggttagggaactaagatcccacaggccgtgcagtgtggaggaaaaaaacaaacaaaaaaacaaaaattcacaatTTATAGTTGAGATGTACTTGAAATCTGATGCTTTTCAGTGTGCCCAAATATCATGCAGTAGCTCACCAGGAATAGCTGGAGACACGCAGAGACTGTGCCCCTGGCCCTGCTACCCTGGAAGACTCAGACGTGACCTCGAGAGCAGCTATCTtccagcaggaggaagagggacaGTTCGTGGTGGTCACCAAAGGCCTCACACAGAGGGAccacagccccatggactctgCTCTCCACACAAATAAACAACACTTCATCTCTATGGCAAGAAGCATTGGAAATACTcaattttttgggggggctgcTCTGTGTGGTtgatgggatcttagttccctgaccagggatggattcaaggcccttggcagtgagagctgagtcctaaccactggaccaccagggaagccctgaacttacaaattttcaaagaaaacagaaaagcacaaagaagaatACAGAACCAACCAGAAACACAAGACCAGACACAACTGTGCACACACGCGTAACCACCTCGCCAAACACTACTTCCCACCAGGACACTTCGACAACCCCTGCTCTCTACTGGCTGATAGGTCAGATTCAAAAAATACCATCATCCTATGTCAGC
The sequence above is a segment of the Bos mutus isolate GX-2022 chromosome 16, NWIPB_WYAK_1.1, whole genome shotgun sequence genome. Coding sequences within it:
- the UBE2J2 gene encoding ubiquitin-conjugating enzyme E2 J2, which translates into the protein MSSNSGKRAPTTATQRLKQDYLRIKKDPVPYICAEPLPSNILEWHYVVRGPEMTPYEGGYYHGKLIFPREFPFKPPSIYMITPNGRFKCNTRLCLSITDFHPDTWNPAWSVSTILTGLLSFMVEKGPTLGSIETSDFTKRQLAAQSLVFNLKDKVFCELFPEVVEEIKQKQKAQDELSSRPQALPLPDVVPDGETHHGQHGLPLLNGHAPGAGPHLAGLQQANRHHGLLGGALANLFVIVGFAAFAYTVKYVLRSIAQE